From Aristaeella lactis, the proteins below share one genomic window:
- a CDS encoding SIMPL domain-containing protein, translating into MRKLIALILVMVLSLFTFSALADSSIVVTGTGETYIPADTAVVSLGVSARNADALKAQSEVNEVIARIRAALTDAGLKEEDINTGYVNLYGVYDYSGYEEKLTGYSASSSLAVLVKDISRVGEVIDLAFGAGANMLDGVSFSASDDSAARAESLKAALAEAKEKAAVLAEAAGMGEPEIESIQETGFFTYDNGTNRFVTKAAGAVETDAATIIQAAKICVSATVTVTFKTK; encoded by the coding sequence ATGCGTAAACTGATTGCTTTGATCCTGGTTATGGTTCTTTCCCTTTTCACCTTCTCCGCCCTGGCGGATTCTTCGATCGTCGTCACCGGAACCGGTGAAACCTACATTCCTGCCGATACCGCCGTTGTTTCCCTCGGCGTCAGCGCCCGGAACGCGGACGCGCTCAAGGCCCAGTCCGAAGTCAACGAGGTCATTGCCCGTATCCGTGCCGCGCTGACCGATGCCGGTCTGAAGGAAGAAGACATCAACACCGGATATGTCAACCTCTACGGGGTCTATGACTACAGCGGCTACGAGGAAAAGCTCACCGGCTACAGCGCTTCTTCCAGCCTGGCCGTTCTGGTAAAGGATATCAGCCGTGTCGGGGAAGTAATCGACCTGGCCTTCGGCGCCGGCGCGAACATGCTGGACGGCGTTTCCTTCTCCGCTTCCGATGATTCAGCCGCCCGGGCGGAGTCCCTGAAGGCCGCCCTTGCGGAAGCAAAGGAAAAGGCGGCTGTCCTTGCGGAAGCCGCCGGAATGGGCGAACCGGAGATCGAGTCCATCCAGGAAACCGGATTCTTCACCTATGACAACGGAACCAATCGTTTTGTCACCAAGGCTGCCGGTGCCGTTGAAACTGATGCCGCCACCATCATCCAGGCGGCTAAGATCTGCGTCTCCGCCACTGTTACCGTTACCTTCAAAACGAAGTAA
- the yidC gene encoding membrane protein insertase YidC translates to MQLICAPLGWLMRIAYSVTGNYGLAVILFTLMTKVVLLPVSLWVHANGIKMVRLEPAVNRLKVKYFGDPDKVADEQALLYKKAHYSPFATVIPVAVQVILLIGLVQIIYHPDVWLRQPDLNTRFLGFDLSATPSAAGGIHLLIPVLAGLAATILSLCQNRLNPLQKSQGKAAQFSSMAVSVGISLVLGFTVPAGVGFYWIFSNLFTILQQVVLNKIRPPEKEIDWADLEKSRQELAAYTNTGRETVRSREDKHREKADYKRFFSVGNKHLVFYSESSGFYKYYERIIAYILANSKLTIHYVTGDPNDQIFEIAKKETRIVPYYIGQKKLITLFMKLEADVMVMTMSDLGNYQYKRSYYSKNIKYVYVFHYPLSTHMVLHTGALRHYDAILCVGDFQFEEIRQTEKLFGDPEQELIACGYGQLEKLYDAYRAAPRTERVRPKVLIAPSWQADNILDSCIDDLLKELLGRGFDVTVRPHPEYVKRYGDRMDAIVKRYEHYEGGDLFFELDFTGNTSIFDSDTVISDWSGTAYEFVMVTERPCVFIDTPPKINNPDYEKITVAPLEFTLRDQVGIRVNPGEIPGLAEKIRGLLEDESFGERIRGIREKTIANFGRSGEVGGRYIIDSVKEKVQTRKNA, encoded by the coding sequence ATGCAATTAATCTGCGCGCCGCTTGGCTGGCTGATGAGGATCGCCTACAGCGTGACGGGCAACTACGGCCTGGCTGTGATCCTGTTTACCCTCATGACCAAGGTGGTCCTGCTGCCTGTATCCCTGTGGGTGCACGCGAACGGCATTAAAATGGTCCGCCTGGAACCGGCGGTCAACCGGCTGAAGGTCAAATATTTCGGCGACCCGGACAAGGTGGCCGATGAACAGGCCCTTCTGTATAAAAAAGCACATTACAGCCCCTTCGCCACCGTGATCCCGGTGGCGGTTCAGGTGATCCTGCTGATCGGCCTGGTCCAGATCATCTATCATCCGGACGTGTGGCTGCGGCAGCCGGACCTGAACACACGTTTCCTGGGCTTTGACCTTTCCGCGACGCCTTCCGCGGCCGGCGGCATTCACTTGCTGATCCCTGTGCTGGCAGGCCTGGCGGCAACAATCCTGAGCCTGTGCCAGAACCGGCTGAATCCGCTTCAGAAAAGCCAGGGCAAAGCGGCCCAGTTTTCCTCCATGGCGGTTTCCGTCGGCATCAGCCTGGTGCTGGGATTCACGGTGCCCGCCGGAGTGGGCTTCTACTGGATCTTCAGCAACCTGTTCACCATTCTGCAGCAGGTGGTGCTGAACAAAATACGGCCGCCGGAGAAGGAGATCGACTGGGCTGACCTGGAGAAATCCCGGCAGGAACTGGCTGCCTATACCAACACCGGCAGGGAAACCGTACGCAGCCGGGAGGATAAGCACCGGGAAAAAGCGGACTACAAGCGCTTTTTCTCCGTGGGGAACAAGCACCTGGTTTTCTATTCCGAGAGCAGCGGGTTCTATAAGTATTATGAGCGGATCATCGCCTATATCCTGGCAAACAGCAAACTGACCATACACTATGTGACCGGTGATCCCAACGACCAGATTTTTGAGATCGCGAAAAAGGAAACGAGGATCGTTCCGTACTATATCGGGCAGAAAAAGCTGATCACACTGTTCATGAAGCTGGAGGCGGACGTGATGGTTATGACCATGTCCGACCTGGGCAACTACCAGTACAAGCGCAGCTATTACAGCAAAAACATCAAATATGTTTACGTATTCCATTATCCGCTGAGCACCCATATGGTGCTGCATACCGGCGCCCTGCGCCACTATGACGCGATCCTGTGCGTCGGGGATTTCCAGTTTGAGGAGATTCGTCAGACAGAAAAGCTTTTCGGTGATCCGGAACAGGAGCTGATCGCCTGCGGATACGGCCAGTTGGAAAAGCTGTATGACGCGTACCGGGCAGCGCCGCGGACAGAGCGGGTTCGGCCGAAGGTGCTGATCGCTCCTTCCTGGCAGGCGGACAATATCCTGGACAGCTGCATAGACGACCTGCTGAAGGAGCTGCTGGGCAGGGGCTTTGATGTGACGGTGCGGCCGCATCCGGAATACGTGAAGCGCTACGGGGACCGGATGGATGCCATCGTGAAGCGGTATGAACATTATGAGGGCGGGGACCTGTTCTTCGAACTGGACTTTACCGGCAACACGTCCATCTTTGATTCGGATACGGTGATCAGCGACTGGTCCGGTACAGCCTACGAGTTTGTGATGGTCACAGAGCGGCCCTGTGTGTTTATCGATACGCCGCCGAAGATCAACAACCCGGACTATGAAAAGATCACCGTGGCTCCGCTGGAATTTACCCTGCGGGACCAGGTGGGTATCCGGGTGAACCCCGGGGAGATCCCCGGACTGGCGGAAAAGATCCGCGGGCTGCTGGAGGATGAGAGCTTCGGCGAAAGGATCAGGGGGATCAGGGAGAAAACAATCGCCAACTTCGGACGGAGCGGCGAAGTTGGCGGAAGGTATATAATTGACTCTGTAAAAGAAAAAGTTCAGACGAGAAAAAATGCATGA
- a CDS encoding aldo/keto reductase — translation MTERKDTIMPEPFRPNPLRLAFGLMRLPKNADGSIDIPQVCEMADRFIAAGGTYFDTAYVYDGGDSEKAFKAAVADRYPRDTYTLATKIHATIGATDEQSAKQEFRTSLERTGAGFFDYYLLHALQVSTHQKYDDYRLWDFVKDLKEKGLVRHWGFSFHADPALLERLLDAHPDTEFVQLQINYADWENPGVASRRNWEICRERGIPVMIMEPVKGGILADPIPEVRAVFDAYGADVSYASWALRFAAGLEGVHAVLSGMSNLAQMDDNLKTMKDFRPLDEKEMELISLARKALDEDKSIPCTACHYCTKGCPMNIPIPEIFNVINRRKGSPEFRTIREYSIVTAGRGLASDCVSCGRCERACPQGLPVITLLRKCKAELEK, via the coding sequence ATGACTGAAAGAAAGGATACGATTATGCCGGAACCATTCAGGCCCAATCCCCTCCGTCTTGCCTTCGGCCTGATGCGCCTGCCGAAAAACGCGGACGGAAGCATCGACATCCCCCAGGTCTGTGAAATGGCTGACCGTTTCATTGCCGCGGGCGGCACCTATTTTGACACCGCCTACGTCTATGACGGCGGCGACAGCGAAAAAGCCTTCAAAGCCGCCGTGGCGGATCGTTATCCCCGGGACACCTATACCCTGGCCACCAAGATCCACGCCACCATCGGCGCGACCGATGAACAAAGCGCCAAGCAGGAATTCCGGACCAGCCTGGAGCGCACCGGCGCCGGTTTCTTTGATTACTACCTGCTTCACGCTCTCCAGGTTTCCACCCATCAGAAATACGATGACTACCGCCTTTGGGACTTTGTAAAGGACCTGAAGGAGAAAGGGCTGGTCCGCCACTGGGGCTTCTCCTTCCACGCGGATCCCGCCCTGCTGGAAAGGCTGCTGGATGCCCACCCGGACACGGAATTTGTCCAGCTGCAGATCAACTATGCTGACTGGGAAAACCCCGGTGTGGCCTCCCGCCGTAACTGGGAGATCTGCCGCGAGCGCGGGATTCCGGTAATGATCATGGAGCCGGTCAAGGGCGGCATCCTGGCCGACCCCATTCCGGAAGTGCGGGCGGTGTTTGACGCTTACGGCGCGGATGTTTCCTATGCCAGCTGGGCCCTGCGCTTCGCTGCTGGGCTGGAGGGCGTTCATGCCGTGCTCAGCGGTATGAGCAACCTGGCCCAGATGGATGACAACCTGAAAACCATGAAGGATTTCCGCCCGCTGGACGAAAAGGAAATGGAACTGATCAGCCTCGCCCGGAAAGCGCTGGATGAAGACAAGTCCATCCCCTGCACCGCCTGCCACTATTGTACCAAGGGCTGCCCGATGAACATTCCCATCCCGGAGATCTTCAACGTGATCAACCGCCGGAAAGGCAGTCCCGAGTTCCGCACCATCCGGGAATACAGCATCGTAACCGCCGGCCGCGGCCTGGCAAGCGACTGTGTTTCCTGCGGGCGGTGCGAGCGGGCCTGTCCCCAGGGGCTGCCTGTGATCACCCTGCTCCGGAAGTGCAAGGCCGAACTGGAAAAATAA
- a CDS encoding acyl-CoA thioesterase — protein MAEKTTAVQIVMPQHCNGYAKPRLFGGQIMAWIDVVGAVAARRYTGHAVTTVCIDNLNFLKPAYLNDTVVQEATVTWTGRTSLEVRVDSMVERLDGSRELINRAYVVFVALDEQDQPAAVPPFVPETTEEKQEYAAAEERRRIRLQR, from the coding sequence ATGGCAGAAAAAACAACGGCTGTCCAGATCGTGATGCCGCAGCACTGCAACGGCTATGCCAAACCCAGGCTTTTCGGCGGACAGATCATGGCGTGGATCGACGTGGTGGGCGCTGTGGCGGCCCGCCGCTATACCGGGCACGCGGTGACAACGGTGTGCATTGACAACCTGAACTTCCTGAAGCCGGCGTACCTGAACGACACGGTGGTGCAGGAGGCAACGGTGACCTGGACCGGACGAACCTCCCTGGAGGTCCGGGTGGACAGTATGGTGGAACGGCTGGACGGCAGCCGGGAACTGATCAACCGGGCTTATGTGGTTTTTGTGGCCCTGGATGAGCAGGACCAGCCCGCCGCGGTTCCCCCGTTCGTTCCGGAAACAACGGAGGAAAAACAGGAATACGCCGCGGCGGAGGAAAGACGCAGGATCCGCCTGCAGCGGTAA
- a CDS encoding SLOG family protein, with protein MKRVMTDIYAERYRDLSQEAQTCCLTGHRVIPPGEEKKIMIRAKNILLRLIREKNVRFFGVGGAVGFDMLASEYLLDLKAHDEHQIKIISVLPYPAWRETEDWTDKLRAREEKILLGSDKVVYVRNEYEKNVFLLRDRKLVDCSAWCVSYCNRPRTGTAYTVKYALDHGVKVYNASSFSLRNLV; from the coding sequence ATGAAGAGGGTTATGACGGATATTTACGCGGAGCGCTACAGGGATCTTTCACAGGAAGCGCAGACCTGCTGTCTCACCGGGCATCGGGTGATCCCTCCGGGAGAAGAGAAAAAGATCATGATCCGGGCGAAGAACATCCTCCTCCGGCTCATCCGGGAGAAGAACGTCCGTTTCTTCGGCGTGGGCGGGGCGGTTGGTTTTGATATGCTCGCCTCAGAATACCTGCTGGACCTGAAAGCCCATGACGAACACCAGATCAAGATCATCTCTGTCCTGCCTTATCCCGCCTGGCGGGAAACCGAAGACTGGACAGACAAGCTCCGTGCCCGGGAGGAGAAGATCCTCCTTGGCAGCGACAAGGTGGTCTACGTCCGTAACGAATATGAAAAAAACGTCTTTCTCCTGCGGGACCGAAAGCTTGTGGACTGTTCCGCCTGGTGTGTCAGTTACTGCAACCGGCCGCGCACCGGCACAGCCTATACGGTCAAATACGCCCTGGATCACGGGGTGAAGGTCTATAACGCCAGCAGCTTCAGTCTCCGGAACCTGGTCTGA
- a CDS encoding M48 family metallopeptidase, which translates to MQTWEVKVIRCRRKTIGIRIDDGGGITVRAPLRTSEAEIRRVLDSKRTWIEKTLEKVSARAQVPKLSEGELEDLVKLGRKVIPARVAEWARQVGVTYGRVTVKKQKTLWGSCSAKGNLNFNCMLLRCPEDVMDYVIVHELCHRRELNHSPRFWAEVERILPEYRKPLKWLKTEGQALISRMP; encoded by the coding sequence ATGCAGACCTGGGAAGTGAAGGTGATCCGCTGCAGGCGGAAAACCATCGGGATCCGGATCGACGACGGGGGCGGGATCACCGTACGGGCGCCGCTGCGTACATCGGAGGCAGAGATCCGGCGGGTACTGGACAGCAAAAGAACGTGGATCGAAAAGACGCTGGAAAAGGTCAGCGCCCGGGCGCAGGTGCCGAAGCTTTCCGAAGGCGAACTGGAGGACCTGGTGAAGCTGGGACGGAAGGTTATCCCGGCCAGGGTGGCGGAATGGGCCCGGCAGGTCGGTGTGACCTATGGACGGGTCACCGTCAAAAAGCAGAAGACACTGTGGGGCAGCTGCTCCGCGAAGGGAAACCTGAATTTCAACTGCATGCTGCTGCGGTGCCCGGAAGACGTGATGGACTATGTGATCGTCCATGAACTGTGCCACCGGAGGGAACTGAATCACTCCCCGCGGTTCTGGGCGGAGGTGGAGCGGATCCTGCCGGAATACCGGAAGCCCCTGAAGTGGCTGAAAACCGAGGGACAGGCGCTGATCTCCCGGATGCCGTGA
- a CDS encoding HD domain-containing protein → MRNMIDEAINYIRELFAENADGHGFEHAMRVYRNALLIAETEPEADRLVVSLGALLHDADDHKLFNTENNANARRFLEAQGVDRETADRICEAVNSVSFSKNRGKHPETVEGRIIQDADRLDAIGAIGIARTFAYGGKHSRTPEDSIAHFHEKLLLLKDLMNTEKAKEMAESRHAFMEQFLKEWEQEIG, encoded by the coding sequence ATGCGGAATATGATCGATGAAGCCATCAACTATATCCGGGAGCTGTTTGCGGAGAACGCGGACGGGCATGGATTTGAGCACGCCATGCGGGTATACCGCAACGCCCTGCTGATCGCGGAAACGGAGCCGGAAGCAGACCGGCTGGTTGTTTCCCTGGGCGCCCTGCTCCACGACGCGGATGACCACAAGCTGTTCAACACGGAAAACAACGCCAACGCCCGCCGTTTCCTGGAAGCACAGGGCGTGGACCGGGAAACGGCAGACCGGATCTGCGAGGCGGTGAATTCAGTCTCCTTCAGCAAGAACAGGGGAAAGCATCCGGAAACCGTTGAGGGACGGATCATCCAGGACGCGGACCGGCTGGATGCCATCGGGGCCATCGGCATTGCCCGGACGTTTGCCTACGGCGGAAAGCACAGCCGGACACCGGAAGACTCCATTGCCCATTTTCATGAAAAACTGCTCCTGCTGAAGGACCTGATGAATACGGAAAAGGCAAAGGAAATGGCGGAAAGCCGCCACGCGTTTATGGAACAGTTTCTGAAGGAATGGGAACAGGAAATCGGGTGA